The Syntrophorhabdales bacterium genome segment AAGCGGGAACGGGAACATACGTCTGGAGGTGACGCATGGAAATTAGAAAGATCGTGACGGTTGTTGAAGATATTCTGTACGATGGCGGCAAGAAGATCGAGAAGCCGGTTCGGAAGGTGGCTGCCCTGGCAGTCATCAAGAATCCGTATGCGGGCAAATTCCAGGAAGATCTTGCAAGCCTTATCGACAACGGCGAAACACTCGGGAAGATTCTCGGAGAGAGGGCAGTTGCTGCGCTTGAAGGAAGAAAACCTGAGAGCTATGGCAAGGCGGCCATTGTGGGAGAGCAGGGAGAGTACGAACACGCGGCTGCGCTGCTGCATCCTAAACTGGGCACGCCCCTTCGAGCCGCTGTGGGTGGGGGAAAGGCCATCATTCCATCTGTGAAGAAGATCGGCAGGATGGGCGACGAGATCGATGTGCCTCTTCACTATAAAGACGCGGCCTTCGTCCGGTCACACTTCGACGGAATGACGGTCTCGATCAACGACGCGCCAAAAGCGGACGAGATTGTTGTGGTGATCGCAGTCACCGATGGTGGAAGACCGCATCCGAGGGTGGGAGGATTGACGAAGTCTGAAGCTAAAGGCGAGGATGGTCTGCGCTGACCGCGTTCATTGTGTTTGCCGGGTGCGGAGAAAGAGGCTTCGCCGACAAGGCGGGGTCACGGCCTATTGACCCAACCTTCCGGCTCTTGCCCCTTGAGCACCCGCGCAATATTTTGAAGTACGGCACGCGATTCTTCCAGCATAAACTCAGGGGCGCCGCCTGCATTATGGGTTGACCAGACAACCGTATCGAGGGTGAGAAGAGGACTGTCGGCAGGGACCGGCTCCCACCGGTAGACGTCGAGTGCAGCACCGGCTATTCTTTTCTCGCTGAGGATTCTGTAAAGCCCCCTTTCGTCGACCAGCCCGCCGCGTGCTATGTTGACAAAACAGGCGCCCGGCTTCATGTGGGTGAGGACGTCATACGTGATCATCCTCTCTGTCTGAGGGCCATACGGTACGTGAATAGAGATGAAATCACACCCCTCCATCAAGTGGATGAGGTCAGGCACGTACCGAGCACCTGTTGAACATTCGATGTCTCTGGCAGCCCTGTTTCTTTGAAAATACCTGATCTTCATCCCGAGCGCGTGAGCCCGCCAGGCCACCTGCTGACCATTCTCTCCAAAGCCGATGAGCCCGAGTGTCTTACCGGAGAGCAGCTGGATATGTGGAACCTTCCCCCAATTGAAGAGAACCTTGGGAGGCCCCTCAGACCTTGATCCGTCGTTGGCGTCACGGCGAGCTAAAGCTGCATGATGTGCCTTCACGATATTGCGGGCTAAGGCCAGGAGCATAAGAATCACGTGTTCCGCAACCGAGATGGTACTCAGGCGAAGAAGGTTAGCCACAGGTATTCCCATTTCTCTTGCAGCCACGGTATCAATGTCCCTGTAGTCGGAGCCGAATTTCTGAATGAGCTTGAGACGGCCCCTCCATCTCTCGAGCATGTCACGCGTGATCACTGCGCGTTCCACGACCAGAAAGTCAGCATCTCTTCCCAACTCTCCCAACCTCTCTTCATCTTCGCAGATCACGCCCCTGATATCTTCAGGAAGGCCGATGGTTGTCTTGAGATTCTTCAAGTAGTCGACCGGCCCACGTATATCTTCTCCGAAGAAATAGTGAAGGGCCCTTTCCGCCTGCGGCGCCACTGTCCTGTTGAGAGCAGTTTCCATTAGTCGGAAGAGCGTATCCTCCTCGGCAAAAACAACGGTCGAACCAGCCATCTGTCCTCCTCCCGCAGGACGCCTCGGTTATGTCGTGCTCACCAGATCATCTACCATAACCGTTTAGAACGCAACATTTCAACAGCGCAAATAAAAAGACAGCAAACGCGGAAAGATTCCCTTTCGCCGGGGATATTTTACATCTTGTGGGTGAAAATTTGTTCGACAGCCGGATCAGTGACCGGAGGCCTTGTCCAGGCGCCCCATAGGGCCAATCCTGGCAAGAACCTCTGATGGCCTCTGCTGCTTTGGTGCTTCCTGCCTGCACGTTATCGGGGCTACATCCCTGCACGCCTGCTCGAGAATGTTGCTTATTTTTTGGATGAGATCTCTTGACAGCCTGGCAGAACTCCATTGGTTGACAATAAAGTTGCAATCACCTCTGCCGTTGAGTACGAGCACGTCACCGCGTCTTGCCCTTTCCACATACCATCCGGGGACTACAAGAACCGGCTGCACCGGCACGGCTTCGCCCGTGATCTCACACAGCTGCCGTGAGAGCCATTTCGCCTGTCTCCTTGCCTGGTCGAGGTAGTCAGTCGTTATGCGATCAGGGAACCTCAACGTGCGACCATCGTAGACGACCGTGACACTTCCCGTGACAGGCTTTGAACGCCCCTTGGTCTCAACAGCGAAGACACCGTTGTGCCCTACGAGCACATGGTCGATATTGAAACCTTGACCAGGGACATCGTGATAAACGCGATAGCCTTCGCTCATGAGGTTGTTCAGTTCCTGGCCAACTGCCATCTCACAGTCAAGACCGAGACGATACGCCTGTCTTTGTGTCAGCAATCCGCATATCTTGTGACCGTAGTAGACGGTAGAGGCTACGCCGAGAAGAGCATAGATAACCCACGTCTGTCGGGCCTCTGCTGCAGCCCCAAAATAGCGCAGCGAAAGATACGAAGAGTAGAGAAGGAGCGGCATAACGGCCATCATGACTGTATGACACTCGAGGTCGAGAGTGAGATCCTCAGTTTGTTTAATGAGAAACTGGCCTGGCGACCGGAGCAGATTTCGTGTCAGCGGGGACCGGACATTTATTCTTCTAGAGCCGTGCCAGCAAAATAGTCCGTAAAGGATCAGGACATTGCCAAGAAAGACAAACAAAGGTATGAGCCCGCTGAGAATGGATACCATGGTGTTGGCCCTCCCTCTCTCTTTATCGGCAGTGTGCTCTGATAAATAAGTTATCAAGAACACAATGTGGCCCATAGGCGCTTCTGAAAGAGAAAGCATGGAGCCTTGTTATTGCGATTTCGAGGGAAGGGCGGTAACATTTCAAAACGTGCGAGCATCGTTCCGAATCGTGTTTTACTGCGGCACGCGTCAAAGATGAAGGAGAGACTGATGAAAAGAGTATCCTTTCTATGCACTTTCTTCGCTCTAT includes the following:
- a CDS encoding amino acid synthesis family protein, which encodes MEIRKIVTVVEDILYDGGKKIEKPVRKVAALAVIKNPYAGKFQEDLASLIDNGETLGKILGERAVAALEGRKPESYGKAAIVGEQGEYEHAAALLHPKLGTPLRAAVGGGKAIIPSVKKIGRMGDEIDVPLHYKDAAFVRSHFDGMTVSINDAPKADEIVVVIAVTDGGRPHPRVGGLTKSEAKGEDGLR
- a CDS encoding NAD(P)-dependent oxidoreductase, producing MAGSTVVFAEEDTLFRLMETALNRTVAPQAERALHYFFGEDIRGPVDYLKNLKTTIGLPEDIRGVICEDEERLGELGRDADFLVVERAVITRDMLERWRGRLKLIQKFGSDYRDIDTVAAREMGIPVANLLRLSTISVAEHVILMLLALARNIVKAHHAALARRDANDGSRSEGPPKVLFNWGKVPHIQLLSGKTLGLIGFGENGQQVAWRAHALGMKIRYFQRNRAARDIECSTGARYVPDLIHLMEGCDFISIHVPYGPQTERMITYDVLTHMKPGACFVNIARGGLVDERGLYRILSEKRIAGAALDVYRWEPVPADSPLLTLDTVVWSTHNAGGAPEFMLEESRAVLQNIARVLKGQEPEGWVNRP
- a CDS encoding nuclease-related domain-containing protein produces the protein MVSILSGLIPLFVFLGNVLILYGLFCWHGSRRINVRSPLTRNLLRSPGQFLIKQTEDLTLDLECHTVMMAVMPLLLYSSYLSLRYFGAAAEARQTWVIYALLGVASTVYYGHKICGLLTQRQAYRLGLDCEMAVGQELNNLMSEGYRVYHDVPGQGFNIDHVLVGHNGVFAVETKGRSKPVTGSVTVVYDGRTLRFPDRITTDYLDQARRQAKWLSRQLCEITGEAVPVQPVLVVPGWYVERARRGDVLVLNGRGDCNFIVNQWSSARLSRDLIQKISNILEQACRDVAPITCRQEAPKQQRPSEVLARIGPMGRLDKASGH